In Helianthus annuus cultivar XRQ/B chromosome 8, HanXRQr2.0-SUNRISE, whole genome shotgun sequence, a single genomic region encodes these proteins:
- the LOC110873015 gene encoding histone-lysine N-methyltransferase ATXR7 isoform X2 has product MEPAMDTNSQANGGNDDANKKHVGYTQPAYVSGWMYVSEQGQYCGPYIQEQLFEGLSTNYLPEDLPVYPILCGNLGNPVPLKYFQQFPDHVATGFVYLSASVSSVKENSDKNPNESMDSKKGEVRTDADSISTQEIPKSEAANLTISFPSMSSEESCWFFEDDKGKKHGPHSLMELHSWLHYGYLKGSVMVYHSESKVMPCNLQSLICSWFTAGHESVSKANPKYNETELTDFMHNISEEVCSQLHSGIMKATRKVLLDEIISHVIMERVTAKKAEKHLKPEESKQIIKTCSSDGITELEDCSGSEGVASQSVHKQTPPSKHVESSGTKKFVGSLEKTYTDFSRKLFDSCMQVIWNAVIYDSVADQISVWRKEKMWSSRNVVVESTEKLPELTEGIPVEDPEQLSKDDYPPGFEVTVKPEEVASKGDCFRDDDLEHIIEGVESDIHLSARMSLDQYIENLVDMEVRRVVKAKRKVQIKEVTVDPRAQRSHTDRSGVSNNSQTKSYQQSISVSRMPSSNWFANAFMKVYAHEDVVQNKHSRQLIVSKENSRTIVPQARLFRPSRAISSIPKIGIYVILAACRQKLHEFVLKEWLSITLKDAISKHSKSDHSSKKHKNLDTDMGGGNKRRKTTVEFQAAFDKYREQLRNGQSESQSTGSLEPSFGDVNYTYFRTRKSKKRKFASLSGQLKAGQLVETSRRRDHLTEHEVANKLVEYSTAAVLKYRATKQIMDSNFHGVQPSSSGVTYQNSVKVSTLRQESSKDIDPDFTVNAYDVGSQKVLAANSNVSKSLKVRKLKRKKYVDDAPEPVAIGGAKKIKNSKSKKSKTGPISIGCARCSISGWQWRKWSLHASPAERARFRGTHIINAAKYTTSAPEASAFSHLSNVKGLSARTNRVKLRSLLAAADGADLLKATQLKARKKRLRFQRSKIHDWGLVALEPIEAEDFVIEYVGELIRSRISDIRERHYEKMGIGSSYLFRLDDGYVVDATKRGGIARFINHSCEPNCYTKVISVDGQKKIFIYAKRHIVSGEEITYNYKFPLEENKIPCNCGSRRCRGSMN; this is encoded by the exons ATGGAGCCTGCAATGGATACGAACAGCCAGGCGAATGGCGGTAACGATGATGCAAATAAAAAACATGTTGGGTATACGCAGCCTGCGTATGTGAGTGGATGGATGTATGTTAGTGAACAAGGACAGTATTGTGGACCTTATATACAGGAGCAACTGTTTGAGGGTCTATCTACTAATTACTTGCCGGAAGATCTTCCTGTGTATCCCATCTTGTGTGGAAACTTGGGCAATCCTGTGCCCTTGAAGTACTTTCAGCAGTTTCCCGATCATGTTGCCACAGGCTTTGTTTATTTAAGTGCTTCTGTATCTAGTGTTAAGGAGAATTCTGATAAAAATCCTAATGAGAGCATGGATTCCAAGAAAGGAGAAGTTCGTACGGATGCAGACTCTATCTCCACTCAGGAGATACCGAAATCTGAAGCAGCCAACTTAACTATATCATTTCCATCAATG TCAAGCGAAGAATCATGCTGGTTTTTTGAAGATGACAAGGGAAAAAAACATGGCCCACATTCTCTTATGGAGCTTCATTCTTGGCTTCATTATGGATATCTTAAAGGTTCAGTGATG GTTTATCATTCCGAGAGTAAAGTTATGCCCTGTAATCTGCAATCTTTGATATGCTCTTGGTTTACAGCTGGACATGAAAGTGTTTCTAAAGCCAATCCTAAGTACAATGAAACAGAACTAACTGATTTTATGCACAATATTTCTGAGGAGGTCTGCTCTCAGTTACATTCTGGAATTATGAAAGCAACAAGAAAGGTGCTGTTGGATGAAATAATAAGCCATGTAATAATGGAGCGTGTGACTGCAAAAAAAGCTGAGAAGCATCTCAAGCCTGAAGAGTCGAAGCAGATAATCAAAACCTGCTCATCGGATGGCATAACG GAGTTGGAGGACTGTTCTGGGAGTGAAGGAGTGGCATCTCAAAGTGTTCACAAACAAACGCCCCCGTCAAAACATGTGGAATCTTCTGGAACCAAGAAATTTGTTGGTAGCTTAGAGAAAACATACACTGATTTTTCCAGAAAGCTTTTTGACTCATGCATGCAAGTTATCTGGAATGCTGTCATCTATGATTCAGTAGCAGATCAAATATCTGTATGGAGGAAGGAAAAAATGTGGTCCAGCCGTAACGTTGTCGTTGAGTCAACTGAGAAGTTACCCGAGTTGACTGAGGGGATACCTGTAGAAGAT CCTGAACAACTTTCTAAGGACGATTATCCTCCTGGTTTTGAAGTTACTGTAAAACCTGAAGAAGTCGCTTCAAAAGGTGATTGTTTTAGGGATGATGACTTGGAACACATAATTGAAGGCGTAGAAAGTGACATCCATTTGTCTGCAAGGATGTCTTTGGATCAGTATATCGAAAATCTTGTTGATATGGAAGTGAGGAGAGTTGTTAAGGCTAAAAGAAAAGTTCAAATTAAGGAG GTTACTGTTGACCCCCGAGCTCAGCGAAGTCATACAGATCGATCTGGTGTTTCTAATAATTCTCAAACAAAATCATATCAACAAAGTATTTCTGTATCTAGGATGCCTTCGTCTAATTGGTTTGCAAATGCTTTCATGAAAGTATATGCACATGAGGATGTTGTTCAAAATAAACATAGCCGGCAATTGATTGTGTCTAAGGAAAATTCTAGAACCATAGTTCCTCAAGCACGTCTATTTCGTCCTTCAAGAGCAATTTCGTCTATTCCTAAGATTGGGATCTATGTTATTTTGGCAGCTTGTCGACAGAAATTGCATGAATTTGTGCTGAAGGAGTGGTTATCCATAACTTTGAAGGATGCAATTAGTAAACATAGTAAATCGGACCATTCTTCTAAGAAGCACAAAAACCTAGATACGGACATG GGAGGAGGAAATAAAAGAAGGAAGACGACTGTAGAGTTCCAGGCTGCATTTGACAAATACAGGGAACAATTAAGGAATggtcaaagtgaaagtcaaagcACAGGATCTTTAGAACCATCTTTTGGCGATGTAAATTATACTTATTTCCGCACCAGGAAATCAAAGAAAAGAAAGTTTGCATCTTTATCTGGTCAACTGAAAGCTGGACAATTGGTTGAGACTTCAAGGAGACGGGATCATTTAACTGAACATGAGGTAGCTAATAAGCTGGTTGAATATAGTACTGCAGCTGTATTAAAGTATCGTGCAACTAAACAAATCATGGATTCCAACTTTCATGGAGTTCAACCGTCATCCAGTGGTGTGACATACCAGAACTCTGTGAAGGTTTCCACCTTACGTCAAG AATCTAGCAAAGATATCGATCCAGATTTTACTGTGAATGCTTATGATGTTGGAAGCCAGAAAGTCCTTGCTGCTAATTCAAATGTTTCAAAAT CGCTCAAAGTGAGAAAACTAAAAAGGaagaagtatgtggatgatgcaCCCGAACCGGTAGCAATTGGTGGTGCCAAGAAGATTAAAAATAGCAAGTCAAAGAAATCAAAAACTGGCCCTATATCTATTGGATGTGCACGTTGTTCAATCAGTGGGTGGCAATGGCGTAAGTGGTCGTTACATGCAAGTCCTGCTGAACGGGCTCGTTTTAGAGGAACTCACATAATTAATGCTGCAAAGTATACCACTAGTGCTCCAGAGGCCAGTGCGTTTTCTCATCTTTCAAATGTCAAGGGATTATCTGCTAGAACAAATAGGGTCAAGCTACGAAGCCTTCTTGCTGCTGCAGATGGTGCTGACCTTTTAAAAGCTACTCAGCTAAAG gcAAGGAAAAAACGTTTACGTTTTCAGCGAAGTAAGATACACGATTGGGGTTTGGTTGCACTCGAGCCAATTGAAGCTGAAGATTTTGTTATTGAATATGTTGGTGAACTTATACGCTCTCGT ATTTCTGATATCCGTGAACGACATTATGAGAAGATGGGAATTGGTAGCAGTTATTTATTTAGACTTGATGATGGTTATGTG GTTGATGCTACAAAGCGCGGTGGAATCGCGAGATTCATCAACCATTCATGTGAG CCTAATTGTTATACAAAGGTTATAAGTGTTGATGGTCAGAAAAAGATATTCATCTATGCAAAGAGACATATAGTTTCAGGAGAAGAAATTACTTACAATTACAAGTTCCCATTGGAAGAGAACAAGATCCCCTGCAACTGTGGCTCTAGGAG ATGCCGTGGATCCATGAATTGA
- the LOC110873015 gene encoding histone-lysine N-methyltransferase ATXR7 isoform X1 — MEPAMDTNSQANGGNDDANKKHVGYTQPAYVSGWMYVSEQGQYCGPYIQEQLFEGLSTNYLPEDLPVYPILCGNLGNPVPLKYFQQFPDHVATGFVYLSASVSSVKENSDKNPNESMDSKKGEVRTDADSISTQEIPKSEAANLTISFPSMSSEESCWFFEDDKGKKHGPHSLMELHSWLHYGYLKGSVMVYHSESKVMPCNLQSLICSWFTAGHESVSKANPKYNETELTDFMHNISEEVCSQLHSGIMKATRKVLLDEIISHVIMERVTAKKAEKHLKPEESKQIIKTCSSDGITFDTNQELEDCSGSEGVASQSVHKQTPPSKHVESSGTKKFVGSLEKTYTDFSRKLFDSCMQVIWNAVIYDSVADQISVWRKEKMWSSRNVVVESTEKLPELTEGIPVEDPEQLSKDDYPPGFEVTVKPEEVASKGDCFRDDDLEHIIEGVESDIHLSARMSLDQYIENLVDMEVRRVVKAKRKVQIKEVTVDPRAQRSHTDRSGVSNNSQTKSYQQSISVSRMPSSNWFANAFMKVYAHEDVVQNKHSRQLIVSKENSRTIVPQARLFRPSRAISSIPKIGIYVILAACRQKLHEFVLKEWLSITLKDAISKHSKSDHSSKKHKNLDTDMGGGNKRRKTTVEFQAAFDKYREQLRNGQSESQSTGSLEPSFGDVNYTYFRTRKSKKRKFASLSGQLKAGQLVETSRRRDHLTEHEVANKLVEYSTAAVLKYRATKQIMDSNFHGVQPSSSGVTYQNSVKVSTLRQESSKDIDPDFTVNAYDVGSQKVLAANSNVSKSLKVRKLKRKKYVDDAPEPVAIGGAKKIKNSKSKKSKTGPISIGCARCSISGWQWRKWSLHASPAERARFRGTHIINAAKYTTSAPEASAFSHLSNVKGLSARTNRVKLRSLLAAADGADLLKATQLKARKKRLRFQRSKIHDWGLVALEPIEAEDFVIEYVGELIRSRISDIRERHYEKMGIGSSYLFRLDDGYVVDATKRGGIARFINHSCEPNCYTKVISVDGQKKIFIYAKRHIVSGEEITYNYKFPLEENKIPCNCGSRRCRGSMN; from the exons ATGGAGCCTGCAATGGATACGAACAGCCAGGCGAATGGCGGTAACGATGATGCAAATAAAAAACATGTTGGGTATACGCAGCCTGCGTATGTGAGTGGATGGATGTATGTTAGTGAACAAGGACAGTATTGTGGACCTTATATACAGGAGCAACTGTTTGAGGGTCTATCTACTAATTACTTGCCGGAAGATCTTCCTGTGTATCCCATCTTGTGTGGAAACTTGGGCAATCCTGTGCCCTTGAAGTACTTTCAGCAGTTTCCCGATCATGTTGCCACAGGCTTTGTTTATTTAAGTGCTTCTGTATCTAGTGTTAAGGAGAATTCTGATAAAAATCCTAATGAGAGCATGGATTCCAAGAAAGGAGAAGTTCGTACGGATGCAGACTCTATCTCCACTCAGGAGATACCGAAATCTGAAGCAGCCAACTTAACTATATCATTTCCATCAATG TCAAGCGAAGAATCATGCTGGTTTTTTGAAGATGACAAGGGAAAAAAACATGGCCCACATTCTCTTATGGAGCTTCATTCTTGGCTTCATTATGGATATCTTAAAGGTTCAGTGATG GTTTATCATTCCGAGAGTAAAGTTATGCCCTGTAATCTGCAATCTTTGATATGCTCTTGGTTTACAGCTGGACATGAAAGTGTTTCTAAAGCCAATCCTAAGTACAATGAAACAGAACTAACTGATTTTATGCACAATATTTCTGAGGAGGTCTGCTCTCAGTTACATTCTGGAATTATGAAAGCAACAAGAAAGGTGCTGTTGGATGAAATAATAAGCCATGTAATAATGGAGCGTGTGACTGCAAAAAAAGCTGAGAAGCATCTCAAGCCTGAAGAGTCGAAGCAGATAATCAAAACCTGCTCATCGGATGGCATAACG TTTGATACAAACCAGGAGTTGGAGGACTGTTCTGGGAGTGAAGGAGTGGCATCTCAAAGTGTTCACAAACAAACGCCCCCGTCAAAACATGTGGAATCTTCTGGAACCAAGAAATTTGTTGGTAGCTTAGAGAAAACATACACTGATTTTTCCAGAAAGCTTTTTGACTCATGCATGCAAGTTATCTGGAATGCTGTCATCTATGATTCAGTAGCAGATCAAATATCTGTATGGAGGAAGGAAAAAATGTGGTCCAGCCGTAACGTTGTCGTTGAGTCAACTGAGAAGTTACCCGAGTTGACTGAGGGGATACCTGTAGAAGAT CCTGAACAACTTTCTAAGGACGATTATCCTCCTGGTTTTGAAGTTACTGTAAAACCTGAAGAAGTCGCTTCAAAAGGTGATTGTTTTAGGGATGATGACTTGGAACACATAATTGAAGGCGTAGAAAGTGACATCCATTTGTCTGCAAGGATGTCTTTGGATCAGTATATCGAAAATCTTGTTGATATGGAAGTGAGGAGAGTTGTTAAGGCTAAAAGAAAAGTTCAAATTAAGGAG GTTACTGTTGACCCCCGAGCTCAGCGAAGTCATACAGATCGATCTGGTGTTTCTAATAATTCTCAAACAAAATCATATCAACAAAGTATTTCTGTATCTAGGATGCCTTCGTCTAATTGGTTTGCAAATGCTTTCATGAAAGTATATGCACATGAGGATGTTGTTCAAAATAAACATAGCCGGCAATTGATTGTGTCTAAGGAAAATTCTAGAACCATAGTTCCTCAAGCACGTCTATTTCGTCCTTCAAGAGCAATTTCGTCTATTCCTAAGATTGGGATCTATGTTATTTTGGCAGCTTGTCGACAGAAATTGCATGAATTTGTGCTGAAGGAGTGGTTATCCATAACTTTGAAGGATGCAATTAGTAAACATAGTAAATCGGACCATTCTTCTAAGAAGCACAAAAACCTAGATACGGACATG GGAGGAGGAAATAAAAGAAGGAAGACGACTGTAGAGTTCCAGGCTGCATTTGACAAATACAGGGAACAATTAAGGAATggtcaaagtgaaagtcaaagcACAGGATCTTTAGAACCATCTTTTGGCGATGTAAATTATACTTATTTCCGCACCAGGAAATCAAAGAAAAGAAAGTTTGCATCTTTATCTGGTCAACTGAAAGCTGGACAATTGGTTGAGACTTCAAGGAGACGGGATCATTTAACTGAACATGAGGTAGCTAATAAGCTGGTTGAATATAGTACTGCAGCTGTATTAAAGTATCGTGCAACTAAACAAATCATGGATTCCAACTTTCATGGAGTTCAACCGTCATCCAGTGGTGTGACATACCAGAACTCTGTGAAGGTTTCCACCTTACGTCAAG AATCTAGCAAAGATATCGATCCAGATTTTACTGTGAATGCTTATGATGTTGGAAGCCAGAAAGTCCTTGCTGCTAATTCAAATGTTTCAAAAT CGCTCAAAGTGAGAAAACTAAAAAGGaagaagtatgtggatgatgcaCCCGAACCGGTAGCAATTGGTGGTGCCAAGAAGATTAAAAATAGCAAGTCAAAGAAATCAAAAACTGGCCCTATATCTATTGGATGTGCACGTTGTTCAATCAGTGGGTGGCAATGGCGTAAGTGGTCGTTACATGCAAGTCCTGCTGAACGGGCTCGTTTTAGAGGAACTCACATAATTAATGCTGCAAAGTATACCACTAGTGCTCCAGAGGCCAGTGCGTTTTCTCATCTTTCAAATGTCAAGGGATTATCTGCTAGAACAAATAGGGTCAAGCTACGAAGCCTTCTTGCTGCTGCAGATGGTGCTGACCTTTTAAAAGCTACTCAGCTAAAG gcAAGGAAAAAACGTTTACGTTTTCAGCGAAGTAAGATACACGATTGGGGTTTGGTTGCACTCGAGCCAATTGAAGCTGAAGATTTTGTTATTGAATATGTTGGTGAACTTATACGCTCTCGT ATTTCTGATATCCGTGAACGACATTATGAGAAGATGGGAATTGGTAGCAGTTATTTATTTAGACTTGATGATGGTTATGTG GTTGATGCTACAAAGCGCGGTGGAATCGCGAGATTCATCAACCATTCATGTGAG CCTAATTGTTATACAAAGGTTATAAGTGTTGATGGTCAGAAAAAGATATTCATCTATGCAAAGAGACATATAGTTTCAGGAGAAGAAATTACTTACAATTACAAGTTCCCATTGGAAGAGAACAAGATCCCCTGCAACTGTGGCTCTAGGAG ATGCCGTGGATCCATGAATTGA